From Aspergillus fumigatus Af293 chromosome 3, whole genome shotgun sequence, a single genomic window includes:
- a CDS encoding N-acetyltransferase family protein: protein MTVTMTMTMTVGDQRLPSGFTQITIQDDPRALLPLLKSQLPHSIPLLRRLQHSLAFPSETARLLTTFPGVEPPSGPWLAAYVDLPRGRETQMTLYSSLERESVDEDKGDKDDKDPAVISTLHGRPENLALARAQLLALLSYTKSALLPGYLASRPARGVGPGPAHAPGQTPPPPPQAFLIGNLHTGLMALLMKSGIYTDPDPEPVPGVRVHRYDNPPYVKYLVRNVQWHSPARKPDPGSPLPPGYRFQDRQGRTGILPHHYALVRSRTHLPRSDETLSRIPGVAAYVDQPGDGEETPIAWVFLGLDGSLATLFVEPEHRGKGIAEALSREVMRRGMAEGGIWREVGEDGEVWVHANVLATNRASRRVLEKLGGEVGWTNTWTVVELLS, encoded by the coding sequence ATGACAGtgacaatgacaatgacaatgacagTGGGTgatcaaaggctcccttcGGGGTTTACTCAAATCACCATCCAGGATGATCCCCGGGCGCTACTCCCCCTGCTGAAATCCCAGCTGCCTCATTCGATTCCGCTCCTCCGGCGTCTGCAGCACAGCCTGGCATTCCCGTCCGAGACGGCCCGGCTGCTGACGACGTTTCCAGGGGTCGAGCCTCCCTCGGGACCATGGCTGGCTGCGTATGTGGATCTGCCACGTGGGCGAGAGACGCAGATGACCCTCTACTCGAGTCTCGAGCGGGAGTCGGTCGATGAGGACAAGGGTGATAAGGATGACAAGGATCCTGCTGTCATCTCCACTCTGCACGGCCGCCCCGAAAATCTCGCGCTCGCTCGCGCGCAACTATTGGCCTTGCTGTCGTATACCAAGTCAGCGCTGCTGCCGGGGTACCTGGCCTCGCGTCCTGCCCGAGGAGTAGGTCCTGGCCCAGCCCACGCGCCGGGACAGACGCCACCCCCACCGCCGCAGGCCTTTCTCATCGGAAACCTGCATACGGGCCTCATGGCCTTGCTGATGAAGTCGGGGATTTACACGGACCCGGACCCGGAGCCGGTACCTGGTGTCCGGGTCCACCGTTACGATAACCCTCCATATGTCAAGTACCTGGTTCGGAATGTGCAGTGGCACTCACCAGCGCGAAAGCCAGACCCAGGATCACCATTACCGCCCGGGTACCGGTTCCAGGATCGTCAAGGGCGGACAGGAATCCTCCCGCACCACTACGCGCTGGTCCGGAGCCGGACGCATCTGCCGCGCTCGGACGAGACCCTGTCCAGGATCCCCGGAGTGGCGGCGTATGTTGATCAACCGGGAGACGGGGAGGAGACGCCCATCGCGTGGGTCtttctcggccttgacggAAGTTTGGCGACGTTGTTTGTGGAACCAGAGCATCGCGGCAAAGGCATCGCGGAAGCGCTGTCGCGCGAGGTGATGCGGCGTGGGATGGCGGAAGGGGGCATCTGGCGGGAAGTTggcgaggacggcgaggTGTGGGTTCATGCAAATGTGCTTGCGACGAACCGAGCCAGTCGGCGggttctggagaagctgggcggAGAGGTTGGATGGACGAATACGTGGACTGTGGTCGAGTTGCTGAGCTGA